In one Candidatus Neptunochlamydia vexilliferae genomic region, the following are encoded:
- a CDS encoding dihydrolipoamide acetyltransferase family protein: MSDSEVEIKLPKLGESIVSATVVQWFKKVGDTVKLDEPLLEVSTDKVNSEIPSPVAGKVTQILANPDEELDVGAPLAMIVTVQAGEKVEEKEAPQVEAPAPTASKKGFFTPVVMKLAQEKGVSLEELEKIPATGAGGRLSKRDLEGYLNKKPEGDERVKMSPMRKMIADAMVRSYFQAPHATLMNEVDVTKLMGQLKESKESFLKENGFKLTITSYIAKAIADSVKEFPMINASLEGDTILLKKEVNLGIAVSVDQGILVPVIANCDSRPLKDIAREVATLSDKARTGKLVPDQVQKGTITMTNFGMSGVLTGTPIINHPEVAILGVGAITKKVVVLEDDTMAIRSIMSLSLSFDHRVIDGMYGCGFLAAIKERLEGVATR; this comes from the coding sequence ATGTCTGATTCTGAAGTAGAGATTAAGCTCCCAAAACTTGGGGAAAGTATTGTCAGTGCCACCGTTGTTCAGTGGTTTAAGAAGGTAGGCGATACCGTCAAACTGGATGAGCCCCTCTTGGAAGTTTCCACCGACAAGGTCAATAGTGAAATTCCCTCTCCCGTTGCGGGAAAGGTGACCCAAATCCTAGCAAACCCCGATGAAGAGCTCGATGTCGGTGCTCCCTTAGCGATGATTGTGACTGTTCAAGCAGGAGAAAAGGTCGAAGAAAAAGAAGCTCCCCAAGTAGAAGCGCCGGCGCCAACCGCCTCCAAAAAAGGATTTTTCACCCCAGTTGTTATGAAGCTTGCACAGGAAAAAGGGGTGAGTCTTGAAGAGCTTGAGAAGATTCCCGCCACAGGAGCTGGGGGACGTCTTTCTAAGCGGGACCTGGAGGGGTATCTCAACAAGAAGCCTGAGGGGGACGAGCGGGTGAAGATGTCGCCGATGCGGAAAATGATTGCCGACGCGATGGTCCGCTCCTACTTCCAGGCGCCCCATGCCACCTTAATGAATGAGGTCGATGTGACCAAACTCATGGGACAACTTAAAGAGAGCAAAGAGAGTTTTCTGAAGGAAAATGGGTTTAAGCTCACTATCACCAGTTATATTGCAAAGGCGATTGCCGACAGTGTCAAAGAGTTCCCGATGATCAACGCCTCTCTAGAAGGAGACACGATCCTCCTTAAGAAAGAGGTCAATCTTGGCATTGCAGTCAGTGTGGATCAGGGAATCCTCGTCCCCGTCATTGCCAATTGTGATAGCCGCCCCCTCAAAGACATTGCTCGCGAAGTGGCAACCCTTTCCGACAAAGCGCGGACCGGGAAGCTGGTTCCCGACCAGGTGCAAAAGGGGACGATCACCATGACCAACTTTGGAATGTCGGGAGTGCTCACCGGCACCCCGATCATCAACCATCCCGAAGTCGCCATCCTTGGCGTAGGCGCTATTACTAAAAAGGTGGTAGTTCTAGAGGATGACACGATGGCGATCCGCTCGATCATGTCTCTTTCCCTCTCCTTTGATCATCGAGTCATCGACGGAATGTATGGGTGCGGCTTTCTCGCTGCCATTAAAGAGCGGTTAGAGGGTGTCGCCACAAGGTGA